One window of the Cryptomeria japonica chromosome 7, Sugi_1.0, whole genome shotgun sequence genome contains the following:
- the LOC131038023 gene encoding uncharacterized protein LOC131038023, giving the protein MLNLASSPMKIIEETAHAMKEKRSLPEEAEAFPTLASANTSSLHANALVQPLSPNLFRVMRIVSDQEDHSVVEKIQLPQDEVLSLCNKLVPSSASAFFGEPPRVHINFNSLNQLCLPAVGFYGDKNMIIAAFRKESLVDYSVLAVMEGGLFEAGLYVSLPDKVSCVVVFYWHEGEQLKQASRKDVSCNFIRYLVELCDSVYVCAEGSYPFEALAASAGTASSIAKPSRRIQESSVKNSENDVELLPGYNVRIDGGNSKKSSLESSDNVEIVNTHNGTVVFCEGYHHCCFLTTEKKASKISKKTEEVCVKPSGFDDMFQSWSSASNIDYSRLSNEQFINLLKNCQPQEFENYSKFKEPLMRSESGINIADFDEFERCILNVAPEFCRHVLLLVGGETELVNACKPNSFSNMDIDADGFDQLHGELSAILAGKDNVCRGDQRLLLLGSDIEFVSSDGEHVITVESMGQEKQTPPFISYGQEVDAKCSSQCACSTKINGKAKFVQPSSSIKDFPLSGEIVTIVFFPVTNKSGFEKEIEGEVHLVNKIASCIAIRSWVENMVPIELRSLERNIAFAAFLLAFDKSLGLTFIEEHLTTRNTQILPPEIQVHFEKFCSVHPAQLTVDLDALSHHDILKTVCCQVYKGHEDKFRENIKELWSRLFRKGQCFGNTRLRKMEDEFIRELKKKMSAFENDNLVTRFIEEVTVGRQARSFWPGRIACSEQVELKVKVSIEEKHALQIVYKVCDLTPVRKDLSEVNNNCKRPIVPTCGDPLQLAVINPQHERLFKVVVLKSGELMVFIHSFRDSSLYLYRGPKTGFYINNMGYPIHAFRRGFDLVAVDETIRSMALYEKEKCRILIYKFDESFMKADSTGVEVNLESFGGSKIIIWMHFIPGKMELLLVDDTNSAWVVEIHKEPMIKDKHISLPLQQQPLRACISVEGYFFLVFRQLQRQGEDIDDTATRYTRSENILDIYVLGDIMSYLKSIPLNAIECSISDLEQLTAKVTSFGSQIHLFLCSPVDAPGVIYSNVLKISLAKEIEHLQQASQIKAHEDETEETEIVGSCPYLGYIYRIFDKFAIEPKLFPSTKKCITFKVILDSGRSDRSNTEASIKYLTALIRQLMVRKGEDFSSTKIQVQVDNIENYPISAATEQQKHMKMGMWIRKLLCLVPIKIARVENNAMIALTDGLPISTDVSYVGSLSVAVSIRFGFYDAVLSSWKGKIKVISSIGNRSSGKSYLLNHLSGSLLDVGGGRCTDGVWMTVATGEDEEGSGESGFLYVLLDFEGLGSLERSEQEDSLLCVLNAAVSNITIFNKLGFHFDKVTESSFSQLQSEINLLKHDKKLFKGLFYIAIKDVDTSDVEDLIQEFHEKISQICSKSEENLILDMYDRKTEIVAMVPYNRSEYYTESLSNLVDTVAERNDFCYGNGFAFLRDLKLIIEQISKKNWTSVGSKRVAVTLDILRRNLISAINMGCLSVRNANEELRVLDNFHTQEEVPDPAVVFWDYSWNIRDSGLFLSPCTESATPVTMREVFSQLRSKLEIVIPRDGSNAEEWHSLFDKSLEALVERRHHRVQQWISSNTTEFHDNAEVQQLQLEADVALGKIKEGLSVCGCKCSACFWRCLMEKGHNDHHSCMWSHSCTECCSFCARQVDIFCCCYCVPKTGRKRGILSLCRDLAGHGGFHDCRRKKHTCGERCYLYGVSSYCNELCSLRSRHQGQHKCNSPRHMCSTKCSLPTCCNSCALPIESNHIRHECPERYCQSKCTIDGCSRTCGVEDHFHDLNLNAEHFCGKEHVCTHECEKRGICEIFTELVKQTQIFQGQRGSFEYEIVSEQNGLRKGCCIPIPPFKRDHEGPHVHTQKKDSVHFCETRCPSCGGYCHLPIDHLGLHDTVHGSMRNVRFISEGENIDIENRKYKWGETGEAEMCNIYCKKQGRGHIHLVPCPGSGKCTGNLYDGSRHETVKYGPDVDVPKDEMTHKTFWQYVGFVDLCTEEEREGFDCCNHYCISAEHQTESGTFDKSYCTAKLWHPAIKSTGEDLSSVGYITDDGHHFGCYHSKKLPHHVIFIIDRSGSMNDSDISPTLPKFNDHRHRLGCVYEAILRFIQGRLRTVSNDSVSVVLFDDNANVVLEMEDLNEGIVDRLLKYGPGGGTTYTAGLSAAETILMKGVQHHNVDVKKPLIFFLSDGENWDGEAPVQIVDRMKKADPRMILHTIMFGTNTTTNILIEMAKKGGGTFEQTLDANQLAHSFENLHKSLKPQVAALMRAPDAFQDRACLRS; this is encoded by the exons ATGCTCAATCTCGCTTCATCTCCaatgaaaataatagaagaaaCTGCCCATGCCATGAAAGAGAAACGATCTCTACCCGAAGAGGCAGAGGCGTTCCCCACGCTTGCGTCTGCCAACACTTCGTCATTGCATGCAAACGCACTTGTGCAACCGCTTTCTCCTAATCTGTTTAGAGTGATGCGTATTGTCTCTGATCAGGAAGATCACAGCGTTGTTGAAAAGATTCAGCTTCCACAAGATGAGGTTCTAAGCCTCTGTAATAAACTTGTACCCTCTTCTGCCTCGGCTTTCTTTGGGGAACCCCCGCGGgttcatatcaatttcaattcactAAATCAACTATGCTTGCCGGCGGTCGGGTTCTATGGAGATAAAAACATGATCATAGCAGCTTTCCGCAAAGAAAGTCTCGTGGATTATTCCGTTCTTGCCGTGATGGAAGGAGGACTGTTTGAAGCAGGATTATACGTAAGTCTTCCAGATAAGGTAAGCTGCGTAGTAGTTTTTTACTGGCATGAAGGTGAGCAATTGAAGCAGGCTTCTAGAAAAGATGTGTCTTGCAATTTCATCAGATACCTGGTTGAGCTATGCGATAGCGTATATGTTTGTGCGGAAGGGAGCTATCCTTTTGAAGCTCTGGCTGCCTCTGCAGGAACTGCTAGCTCAATAGCTAAGCCTAGTAGAAGGATTCAAGAATCCAGTGTGAAGAACTCGGAGAATGATGTGGAGCTCTTGCCTGGTTATAATGTAAGAATTGACGGAGGGAATAGTAAAAAGTCTTCTTTAGAATCGAGTGACAATGTTGAAATTGTCAATACTCATAATGGAACAGTGGTGTTCTGCGAAGGGTATCACCACTGTTGTTTCCTGACAACAGAGAAGAAAGCTTCAAAGATTTCTAAGAAAACAGAAGAGGTGTGTGTGAAACCTTCTGGGTTTGATGATATGTTTCAAAGCTGGTCGTCGGCGTCTAATATTGATTACTCTAGACTGAGTAACGAGCAATTCATAAACCTCCTGAAAAATTGTCAACCACAAGAATTTGAAAACTACTCTAAGTTTAAGGAGCCTTTAATGAGGAGCGAGTCAGGCATAAACATTGCAGACTTTGATGAGTTTGAGAGATGTATTCTCAATGTTGCTCCAGAATTCTGCCGGCACGTTCTTCTTTTGGTGGGCGGTGAAACAGAACTAGTGAATGCATGCAAGCCGAATTCATTCTCTAACATGGACATCGACGCCGACGGGTTTGACCAACTGCATGGAGAACTTTCAGCTATTTTAGCAGGGAAGGATAATGTTTGCCGTGGAGATCAGAGGTTGTTGTTGCTTGGATCGGACATCGAGTTCGTATCTAGTGACGGTGAGCATGTGATTACCGTTGAAAGTATGGGCCAAGAAAAACAGACGCCGCCCTTTATATCTTATGGACAAGAAGTAGATGCCAAATGCTCCAGTCAGTGTGCCTGCTCCACAAAGATCAACGGAAAGGCGAAGTTTGTACAACCTAGCAGCTCCATTAAAGACTTCCCTCTCTCAGGTGAGATTGTTACAATTGTATTCTTTCCTGTTACTAATAAATCGGGTTTTGAGAAGGAAATAGAAGGGGAGGTTCATCTTGTCAATAAAATTGCCTCTTGCATTGCAATTCGTAGTTGGGTAGAAAACATGGTTCCTATTGAATTGAGAAGCTTAGAAAGAAATATAGCTTTCGCTGCCTTCTTGTTAGCTTTTGACAAGTCTCTAGGTCTAACCTTTATAGAAGAACACTTGACGACTAGAAACACACAAATTCTGCCACCCGAAATACAAGTTCACTTTGAGAAGTTTTGTAGTGTCCACCCTGCTCAGTTGACAGTCGATCTAGACGCCCTCTCACATCATGACATTCTCAAAACCGTGTGTTGTCAAGTCTATAAGGGCCATGAAGACAAGTTTAGGGAAAACATAAAGGAGTTATGGAGTCGTTTGTTTCGGAAGGGGCAATGTTTTGGCAACACTCGACTGCGAAAAATGGAGGATGAGTTTATAAGAGAATTGAAGAAGAAGATGTCAGCGTTTGAGAACGACAATTTAGTGACCAGGTTTATTGAAGAAGTTACTGTTGGACGTCAGGCACGTTCATTTTGGCCAGGGCGGATTGCGTGTAGTGAACAAGTGGAGCTGAAGGTGAAGGTGTCAATTGAAGAGAAACATGCGTTACAGATTGTTTATAAAGTATGTGACTTGACTCCAGTGAGAAAAGACTTATCCGAGGTTAATAACAACTGCAAGCGTCCAATTGTCCCGACATGTGGAGACCCACTACAGTTGGCAGTCATTAATCCTCAGCATGAAAGGTTATTTAAAGTTGTGGTCCTCAAGTCAGGAGAGCTGATGGTTTTTATTCACAGTTTTAGAGATTCCTCCTTGTATCTGTACCGTGGTCCCAAGACTGGTTTCTACATCAATAACATGGGTTATCCTATTCATGCATTTAGGAGGGGATTCGATTTGGTGGCTGTAGATGAAACTATCAGATCAATGGCTCTCTACGAAAAAGAGAAATGTAGGATTTTAATATATAAGTTTGATGAATCATTTATGAAGGCTGATTCGACGGGAGTTGAGGTCAATCTAGAATCGTTTGGAGGGAGCAAGATCATTATATGGATGCATTTCATTCCAGGGAAAATGGAGCTGCTCTTGGTTGATGACACCAACAGTGCATGGGTGGTTGAAATCCACAAGGAGCCGATGATTAAAGACAAGCATATTTCTCTTCCTCTACAGCAGCAGCCTTTGAGagcatgcatttcagttgaaggcTATTTCTTCCTCGTCTTCAGGCAATTGCAACGTCAGGGTGAAGATATTGATGACACGGCTACAAGATATACAAGGTCTGAAAACATACTTGATATTTATGTTTTGGGTGATATCATGAGCTACTTGAAGTCAATACCTTTGAATGCGATAGAATGCAGCATATCTGATTTGGAACAACTTACGGCAAAGGTTACGAGCTTCGGatcccaaattcatctttttctaTGTAGTCCTGTAGATGCTCCCGGTGTTATCTATTCCAATGTTCTGAAAATTTCTTTAGCTAAGGAAATTGAGCACTTACAACAAGCAAGTCAGATTAAAGCTCATGAAGATGAAACTGAAGAAACAGAAATTGTTGGCTCGTGCCCTTATTTGGGGTACATATATCGCATTTTCGACAAGTTTGCCATAGAACCTAAGTTGTTTCCAAGTACTAAGAAGTGCATTACATTCAAAGTAATACTAGATAGTGGCAGATCAGATCGCAGCAATACAGAAGCAAGCATAAAATATTTGACAGCACTTATTAGACAACTTATGGTTAGAAAAGGAGAGGATTTTTCAAGTACGAAGATACAAGTTCAAGTGGATAATATAGAGAATTACCCAATTTCAGCTGCAACAGAGCAACAGAAACATATGAAAATGGGAATGTGGATTCGCAAGCTTCTTTGCCTTGTTCCCATCAAAATAGCTCGTGTAGAAAATAATGCAATGATAGCTCTCACGGATGGACTTCCAATATCCACTGATGTTAGCTATGTAGGCAGCTTATCAGTTGCTGTCTCTATACGCTTTGGGTTTTATGATGCTGTTCTTAGCAGTTGGAAGGGCAAGATTAAGGTTATATCTTCCATTGGAAATCGAAGCAGCGGAAAGTCATATTTGTTGAATCATCTGTCAGGGTCTCTTCTTGATGTTGGAGGTGGCAGGTGTACAGATGGGGTATGGATGACCGTGGCAACAGGAGAAGATGAAGAAGGCAGCGGAGAAAGCGGGTTCTTGTATGTGCTCTTAGACTTTGAAGGGCTTGGCAGTTTAGAGAGGAGTGAACAAGAGGATTCGCTTCTCTGTGTTCTGAATGCCGCTGTCAGCAACATCACAATATTCAACAAATTG GGTTTTCATTTTGATAAGGTTACAGAATCCTCTTTCAGCCAGCTCCAGAGTGAGATCAATCTTCTCAAGCATGACAAAAAGCTATTTAAAGGTCTATTTTACATTGCCATCAAGGATGTAGACACATCTGATGTAGAAGATCTTATTCAAGAATTCCATGAGAAGATTTCTCAAATATGCAGCAAATCAGAAGAAAATTTAATTTTGGATATGTATGACAGAAAGACCGAGATTGTAGCTATGGTTCCTTATAACAGATCTGAGTATTATACAGAGAGCCTGAGTAATCTAGTGGATACAGTGGCAGAAAGAAACGATTTTTGCTATGGCAACGGATTCGCCTTCTTGAGGGATCTGAAGCTTATCATAgagcaaatttcaaaaaaaaactgGACTTCTGTTGGCAGCAAGCGAGTTGCTGTAACACTTGATATACTGAGGAGAAATCTTATCTCTGCGATCAACATGGGATGTCTTTCTGTGAGAAATGCGAATGAAGAATTGCGAGTGTTGGATAATTTCCATACACAGGAAGAAGTTCCTGACCCTGCTGTTGTCTTTTGGGACTATTCATGGAACATAAGAGATTCAGGACTCTTTCTGTCACCGTGTACAGAGTCAGCAACTCCTGTTACCATGAGAGAAGTTTTTTCTCAACTCAGGTCTAAACTGGAGATAGTTATACCCAGGGATGGTAGCAACGCCGAGGAATGGCATTCTTTATTCGATAAGTCCCTGGAGGCGCTGGTAGAGAGAAGGCATCACAGAGTTCAACAATGGATAAGTTCAAACACCACAGAATTCCATGATAATGCTGAGGTACAACAATTGCAGCTAGAGGCTGATGTAGCTCTTGGCAAAATAAAGGAAGGCCTATCAGTTTGTGGATGTAAATGTTCTGCCTGCTTTTGGAGGTGTTTGATGGAGAAGGGCCATAATGACCACCATTCTTGTATGTGGAGTCATTCGTGTACAGAATGTTGCAGTTTTTGTGCTCGGCAAGTGGACATCTTTTGTTGCTGTTATTGTGTTCCAAAAACAGGTAGAAAAAGAGGCATCTTAAGCTTATGCAGGGATTTGGCAGGGCATGGAGGATTTCACGATTGCAGAAGGAAAAAGCATACATGCGGCGAGAGGTGTTACTTATATGGAGTCTCTTCTTATTGTAATGAGCTATGTTCACTGAGGTCTCGGCACCAGGGCCAGCACAAGTGCAATTCTCCTCGACACATGTGCAGTACAAAATGCTCTCTTCCAACCTGCTGTAATTCTTGTGCTCTACCCATTGAATCCAACCATATAAGGCATGAGTGCCCTGAGAGATATTGTCAGAGCAAATGCACGATAGATGGGTGCAGCAGAACATGTGGAGTAGAAGATCATTTCCATGATTTGAATCTAAATGCCGAGCATTTTTGTGGGAAAGAGCATGTTTGCACCCACGAATGCGAGAAGCGAGGAATATGTGAAATCTTTACAGAGCTTGTCAAACAAACCCAGATTTTTCAGGGCCAAAGGGGATCTTTCGAGTATGAAATTGTCTCAGAACAAAATGGCCTGCGCAAAGGGTGTTGCATTCCCATTCCTCCTTTCAAAAGAGATCATGAAGGTCCCCATGTTCACACACAAAAAAAGGATTCTGTGCATTTTTGTGAGACGAGATGCCCATCTTGTGGCGGCTACTGCCACCTCCCAATTGATCACTTAGGCTTGCACGATACAGTGCATGGCAGTATGAGAAACGTAAGATTCATTTCAGAGGGCGAAAATATTGACATTGAAAATCGCAAATATAAATGGGGAGAGACAGGAGAAGCAGAAATGTGTAACATATATTGCAAGAAACAGGGTCGAGGGCATATCCATCTGGTTCCTTGTCCGGGCTCCGGCAAATGCACCGGCAACCTTTATGATGGTTCAAGGCACGAAACAGTGAAGTATGGGCCTGATGTGGATGTTCCAAAAGATGAGATGACTCACAAGACTTTCTGGCAATATGTTGGGTTTGTTGATCTATGCACGGAGGAGGAGAGGGAAGGGTTTGACTGTTGTAATCACTATTGTATATCTGCGGAGCATCAGACAGAATCAGGTACTTTTGATAAATCATATTGCACTGCTAAACTATGGCACCCAGCTATCAAGAGCACTGGAGAGGATTTGAGCTCTGTAGGCTATATAACTGACGATGGCCATCATTTTGGCTGTTATCATTCAAAGAAGCTTCCTCACCATGTCATATTTATCATAGACAGATCAGGTTCAATGAACGACTCAGACATCAGTCCCACCCTGCCAAAGTTTAATGACCATAGGCACCGGCTTGGATGCGTATATGAGGCCATTCTGAGATTTATACAAGGCCGCCTTAGAACAGTTTCTAATGATTCTGTATCTGTGGTTCTATttgatgataatgcaaatgtagtGTTAGAGATGGAAGATTTGAATGAAGGTATTGTTGATCGCCTTCTTAAGTATGGCCCTGGTGGGGGAACTACCTACACAGCAGGGTTGAGTGCTGCAGAGACAATATTGATGAAAGGGGTCCAGCATCACAATGTTGATGTGAAGAAACCATTAATATTCTTCCTGAGCGATGGGGAAAACTGGGATGGGGAGGCTCCTGTACAAATTGTGGACAGAATGAAAAAAGCAGATCCGAGAATGATACTTCATACAATTATGTTTGGAACAAATACGACAACAAACATCCTGATTGAAATGGCAAAGAAAGGAGGCGGAACCTTCGAGCAAACATTAGATGCGAACCAGTTGGCCCATAGCTTTGAGAATCTACATAAAAGTCTAAAACCTCAAGTTGCAGCTTTGATGCGGGCGCCGGACGCCTTTCAGGACCGTGCTTGTTTGAGAAGTTGA
- the LOC131038019 gene encoding leucine-rich repeat receptor protein kinase HPCA1, with amino-acid sequence MVLKSEWQNTPPNWIGADPCDSMWNGVNCTGPHVTSLNLSNMNLSGTLPSDIGSLIGLRSIDISYNKGIKGEIPSSIGYLINLEFFLAIGCGLTGQIPYELGNLKRLSFLALNSNKLSGHIPPSLGGLGNLYWLDLSDNDLIGKLPVSNSHESGLDKLFNAKHFHLGKNQLTGPIPPEIFHCRMQLIHLLFDNNNLEGKIPSTLGLVNTLEIVRLDRNSLSSVVPSEISNLTNLFELHLSNNKLEGPIPDLSGMIRLQYVDLSNNSFYPSEAPDWFTTLPRLRDLVMENTGLTGQLPTELFDLPAIETVRLNNNDFNGTLKVDNNAKGHLQIIDLENNKITWATQPNNISLLLLGNPACDSEAGLSSSNLCRSTSALPGSYTTNMGICLGRTCSGDLKPNPRTCQCQVPYQGDLIFISPSFSELSNASRFKELEESLMVQVFLDSVFICCLSFDNNNYLNMKVQFFPSENKYFERMEIARIGSTLSNQIYKAPREFGPYYFMGNSYPFKDAPESGSGKLSKPVIIGISVGSFVMAFAILTLGLYALHQKYKAAKAIELSNHFAWNPNNKNSETIPTLNGARWFSLSELKHATNKFSENNVIGSGGCGKVYKGELSNGGGTVAIKRFQLQGFSQDGVEIKNEIEVLSRVHHRNLVVLMGFCLEKGEQMLVYEYISNGTLRENLCGKGDIHMNWKTRVRIALETARGLAYLHNHANPPIIHRDVKSTNILLNEDLTAKVADFGLSKFIADGGKQRPGKGHVSTKVKGTLGYLDPEYYMSNHLTDKSDVYSFGVVMLELLTARQPIEEGKYIVREVRRVINNGGINALQKQILDPFLSDSDKLGLENFVNLALSCVEELTAHRPAMSDVVKQLECIVEERSLSGSACVEIKESSYHSPIDRDVSSEYAMFHYSGPYIVPTTIEPH; translated from the exons ATGGTATTGAAGTCAGAATGGCAAAATACACCCCCAAACTGGATTGGTGCAGATCCCTGTGATTCCATGTGGAATGGAGTCAACTGCACGGGTCCCCATGTTACTTCATT GAACCTATCAAATATGAATCTCAGTGGAACTCTTCCAAGCGATATAGGTTCTCTCATTGGCCTACGGTCTAT TGACATTTCCTACAATAAAGGGATCAAAGGAGAGATTCCAAGTAGCATTGGATATTTAATCAATCTGGAGTTCTT CTTAGCTATCGGTTGTGGTCTTACTGGACAGATCCCATATGAATTGGGCAACCTGAAACGCCTTTCTTTTCT AGCATTGAATTCAAACAAGTTAAGTGGACATATTCCCCCTTCTCTGGGTGGTCTTGGAAATCTTTACTGGCTCGACCTTAGCGACAATGATCTCATTGGCAAGCTTCCAGTTTCAAACAGCCATGAATCTGGATTGGACAAGCTTTTTAATGCCAAACATTT CCATTTAGGTAAAAATCAACTAACAGGGCCCATTCCACCAGAGATATTTCATTGCAGGATGCAGCTCATACATTT ACTATTTGACAACAATAATTTGGAAGGAAAGATCCCTTCTACCCTGGGACTGGTAAACACCCTCGAGATTGT AAGGCTTGATCGAAACTCTTTGAGCAGCGTAGTTCCGTCAGAAATTAGCAACCTGACAAATCTTTTTGAACT GCATCTATCAAATAATAAATTGGAAGGGCCAATACCCGACTTGTCTGGGATGATTCGACTTCAGTATGT TGATTTGAGCAACAATTCGTTCTATCCCTCCGAAGCACCAGACTGGTTCACAACTTTGCCACGGCTAAGGGATCT GGTAATGGAAAATACAGGATTGACTGGCCAGTTGCCGACTGAGCTTTTTGACTTGCCTGCTATAGAGACAGT GAGGCTTAATAACAATGATTTCAATGGCACGTTAAAGGTTGACAACAACGCCAAGGGACACCTGCAAATTATAGatctagaaaacaataaaataACATGGGCTACACAGCCAAACAACATTAGTTTATT GCTTTTGGGGAATCCAGCTTGTGACAGTGAGGCTGGCCTTTCAAGCAGCAACTTATGTCGTAGTACGAGTGCCCTTCCAGGATCCTATACAACAAATATGGGAATTTGTCTAGGACGAACATGTTCTGGAGATTTAAAGCCGAATCCTCGGACCTGTCAATGCCAAGTTCCTTATCAGGGAGACTTAATATTTATATCTCCTTCATTTTCAGAGTTATCTAATGCATCAAGATTCAAGGAGTTGGAAGAATCCCTAATGGTGCAAGTGTTTTTGGACTCCGTATTCATTTGCTGCCTTAGTTTTGACAACAACAACTATCTGAACATGAAAGTGCAGTTTTTCCCATCAGAGAACAAGTATTTTGAGAGAATGGAAATAGCTAGGATAGGGTCCACTCTTAGCAATCAAATTTATAAGGCTCCTAGAGAATTTGGTCCTTATTATTTTATGGGAAATTCATATCCCTTCAAAG ATGCTCCAGAATCCGGATCAGGGAAATTAAGCAAACCAGTAATAATTGGCATCTCAGTGGGCAGCTTTGTTATGGCTTTTGCAATTCTTACTCTCGGGCTCtatgcattacatcaaaaataCAAAGCTGCAAAGGCAATTGAATTGAGCAACCACTTTG CATGGAACCCTAACAATAAAAATAGTGAGACAATCCCAACCTTGAATGGTGCAAGATGGTTTTCTTTGTCAGAGTTGAAACATGCTACAAATAAGTTCTCCGAGAACAATGTTATCGGTTCAGGAGGATGTGGGAAG GTTTACAAAGGTGAATTATCCAATGGGGGTGGAACAGTAGCAATCAAAAGGTTCCAATTACAGGGATTCTCACAAGATGGAGTGGAAATAAAGAACGAGATAGAAGTCTTGTCTAGAGTCCATCACAGAAACCTTGTAGTGTTGATGGGTTTTTGCCTGGAGAAAGGGGAGCAGATGCTCGTGTACGAATATATCTCGAATGGAACTCTCAGAGAAAATCTATGTG GGAAGGGGGATATTCACATGAACTGGAAGACGAGGGTTCGTATAGCTCTTGAGACAGCAAGAGGGTTGGCTTACCTGCACAACCATGCAAACCCACCCATAATCCACAGGGACGTCAAGTCAACTAACATATTGCTGAATGAGGATCTCACTGCTAAAGTAGCAGATTTTGGTCTGTCCAAATTCATTGCAGATGGAGGCAAACAACGACCCGGTAAAGGCCATGTGTCGACTAAAGTGAAAGGGACACTG gGCTACCTTGACCCAGAATACTATATGTCCAACCATTTGACGGACAAGAGTGATGTGTATAGTTTTGGCGTAGTGATGTTGGAGTTACTTACAGCCCGCCAACCTATTGAAGAAGGAAAATACATAGTCCGTGAAGTGAGGAGAGTTATCAATAATGGTGGAATCAATGCCCTGCAGAAACAGATATTAGATCCCTTTTTGAGTGACTCAGATAAGCTAGGACTTGAAAATTTTGTGAATCTGGCATTAAGTTGTGTTGAGGAATTAACTGCCCATCGACCGGCCATGAGCGATGTGGTGAAACAACTGGAATGCATTGTGGAAGAACGAAGCCTTAGTGGCTCGGCATGCGTGGAAATCAAAGAGTCCTCATATCATTCACCCATTGATCGAGATGTCAGTTCTGAGTATGCCATGTTTCATTACAGTGGGCCATATATTGTGCCTACCACTATTGAGCCCCATTAG